CTGCAACGCCGTGCCGCATCGCTCAAGGCGCGGGGCGCGTTTGTCCGCAATCCTCTCCCATACCCATGTCATGGCGCGGCGGCTGTTTCCGGGCGATCACATTCGCCTGGAATGGGGGAACTGCCATGACAACCAACGCCACTTACACCGCCCGCCGATCGCCTGTCCGTATGCTGGCGATCATCGCATTTCTCATTGCTTTCGGCCTCGTTGTGGCGCTGGTCGACCTGTCCTTCCTGCTGTCCGATCCCGACCAGCTTTCCGGTCGCTCGGCCCGCCGCGCCCGCACCGGTGCGATGCTGGTCGAGGTGCTGCCTTACATGGGCTGGTTCGCCGTGGCCGCCGGCCTGGTTGCCATCCCGCTTTCGGTGCGGAAAAGCACCGAAGTGGAAATCACGCCGGAAGGCATCAGCTGTCCGCCCGCGCTGAAGGAAACGCTGCCATGGAACCGGGTAGAGCGCCTCGCCATCCGCAAGATGATGACCTACCGCGTGCTTGCCGTTTTCATCAGCGATGCAGGCAGCTTTCCGATCAAGCCGCTGGCGCGAAAGGTGGCGCAGATGAACAAGACATCGGGAGATTACGGCGACATCAATATCGAATTGAACCGCTCGGATGGCAATTTCGACGCAATGCTGGCGGTGCTCGAACAATATCGCGAGGTGGAACCGGTGCGCTAGGCCTCGCGGGTCTGTGCGTCAGAACTTGTCGCAGGGAATTGTCTGGTCGAGGATGAAGATTTCGCCATCACGATCGACCACCGCGACCCGCGTCAGTTCCCAGTAGATGTCGTCATAAAGCTCGACCGCGATCACCTCATCGATCGTACCGGCATCAGGGATGAAATCCTGCGTGCGTTCTTCAAATCGGCCTATCAGGGTGCTGCCGGAGAAAAAGCGGCCATCGCTGGTGCCGACGACCATGGAAAGTCCATCGAGCGTACAGTAGCGGGCATTCTCGACGAAATCGACGAAGGTGCCGCTCTCATCCGCCGGCCAGACGAAGGTGGGGGAAGCAAAATTGCCCGGTGTCGAGGGGACCGAGGTGACCGGTCCATCGCGCTCGCCATCGCGCAAGGGCCACTCGAAGTTGTTGCCGGAGGGACGTTCGTTGATCTCGTCCTGCAACAGACCGCGATCGATGATGCGGATGCCGTCATCGGTCATGTATCCCAGCCGCGGATCGCGCAGCCCGTTGCCCACGCGGTTGAAGGTCAGGCCCGTATTGGCGCTGCCGCTGATGCGAAACAGGCCGCCAAACGGTGTCGCGATATCCTGCGCCGTCGCCGGGGTTCCATTGTCGCCAAGCGCCAGCATCATCTGGCCGCCTTCGGCAAACAGGCTTGCCGAGACGCTGCTTGCATCGGCGAAGGTCACCGACCAGCGCACGGTTCCTGGCATCCCGCTGGCAATCTGCGCTCGAAGATATTCGGTCAGCCGGACTTCCGCGCCGTGCCGGGAAAGGACAAGCGCGTTAAGCTGTCCGGAAAGATCGGTTATCGAACCGACCGACAGGATTTGGCTGTCTATCGCCCCACCGAAGCCGGGTATCCGTCCGAGTTCGGCGCTGGTATCGCGGACATCGATTGCCTCTTCCCAGAACGATCCGTCCGTGCCCACCACCCAGATACGATTGCGGTCGACTGTTGAGGCAGCGGCGACAGTGCCCAGCCCGCTCCTGATCCGTCGCAATTCGAACCCTTCGCGGCTGTTAACGACCGTGATGCGCAAGGCGCGCTGCGCGGTAGCCTCGCCATCGCTCACCTCGATGACGACTTCGAAGATATTATTGCCATCGGCATCGAGCGGGAGCTCGAAATCGAGATTGCCACGCGTCAGGAGCGTGTTCCTGAAAAATTCGAATGCGTCGGCATCGGCACCGCCCACGATGGAAAACGTCAGCGCGTCGCCGTCCGCATCCGTCGCGGAAATTTCCAGACCGAAGGCATTGCCTTCTTCCAGATCGAGATTGGCTGGCGAGGTGATTTGCGGGGCCCGGTTGAGCTCGGGTGGAGGCGGGTCCGGAGGATCTTCCCCACCACATCCTGTAACAATCGTGCAAGCAGCCACGCAGGCTGCGGCGATAGACAATCTGGACATCGAAGCGCCCTCGCACTGACCCCGCCATGCCGAGCGACTCGGCATGGTCCCGCGTGCCAGCCTGTCGGAAAATAGCGTCGCGTCAAGGGTTTGGCGACGAGCGGAGCGCGCTCCCTACTTCCCGAATTTCCGCTGCGTTCGGCCGTATCGCAGCTTGCGCGTGCCGGGGCGGCCTTCATTGCTGCGGCCCACGACCGGCGCTTTCTTGGCCTCGTCCGGCAGGCCCAGCTCGTCCTTCTCCAGGCGGCGGATTTCGTCGCGCAGGCGGCCGGCTTCCTCGAATTCGAGGTCTGCGGCAGCGGCGCGCATGCGTTTTTCGAGGTCTTCGATATATGCGCGCAGATTGTGGCCGACGAGATTGTTCACCTCGTTATCACCGGTGCCCACGGTCACGCCATCGGCGGCAGCCGAATGGGCGACTATATCGGCAATGTCGCGCTTGATCGTGGTGGGGGTGATGCCGTGCTTTTCGTTGAACGCGCGCTGCTTCTCGCGGCGGCGTTCGGTTTCCGCCATGGCGCGTTCCATGCTGCCGGTGACCCGGTCGGCATAGAGGATAACGCGCCCATCCACGTTGCGCGCCGCGCGCCCGATTGTCTGGATGAGCGATGTCTCTGAGCGCAGGAAGCCTTCCTTGTCGGCATCGAGAATGGCGACGAGCCCGCATTCGGGAATGTCGAGCCCTTCGCGCAGCAGGTTGATGCCGATCAGCACGTCATAGACGCCCAGGCGCAGGTCGCGGATCAGCTCGATACGCTCCAGCGTCTCGACATCGGAATGCATGTAGCGCACGCGCACGCCCTGTTCGTGCATGAATTCGGTAAGGTCCTCGGCCATGCGCTTGGTGAGCGTCGTCACCAGCGTGCGATAGCCATTGGCCGCAGTGGCCTTGGCCTCTGCAATGCAATCCTGCACCTGGTCTTCCACCGGCTTGATCTCGACCGGCGGATCGATGAGGCCGGTGGGGCGGATGACTTGCTCTGCGAACACGCCGCCCGTCTGCTCCATCTCCCAGCCGCCAGGCGTGGCGGAGACGGCAAAGGTTTGCGGGCGCATGGCGTCCCATTCGTTGAAGCGAAGGGGGCGGTTGTCGATACAGCTGGGCAGGCGGAAGCCGTATTCCGCCAGCGTCAGCTTGCGCCGATGGTCGCCGCGCGCCATCGCGCCGATCTGCGGGATGGTCTGGTGGCTCTCATCGACGAACAGCAGGGCATTTTCGGGCAGGTATTCGAACAGGGTGGGCGGCGGTTCGCCGGGCAGGCGGCCTGTGAGGAAGCGCGAGTAGTTCTCGATACCATTGCAGCTGCCGGTGGCGGCAATCATCTCGAGGTCGAAATTGGTGCGCTGCTCCAGCCGCTGCGCTTCGAGCAGGCGGCCTTCCTCGTGCAGTTCCTTCAGCCGCTCTTCCAGCTCGAACTTGATGGCTTCGGCCGCCTGTTTCATCGTCGGGCCGGGGGTGACGTAGTGCGAATTGGCATAGACGCGCACCTTGTCGAGCGCCTGCCCCTTCTTGCCGGTCAGCGGGTCGAACTCGGCAATCTCCTCAATCTCGTCGCCGAAAAAGCTGATGCGCCATGCGGTGTCTTCGAGGTGACTGGGAAACAGCTCCAGATTGTCGCCGCGCACGCGGAAATTGCCCCGGGCAAAGGCTGTGTCGTTTCGCTTGTACTGCAGCGCGACAAGCTTGCGGATCAGCTCGCGCTGGTCGACCGTCTCGCCTTTCTTGATATCGAAGATCATGGCCGAATAGGTTTCGACCGAACCGATGCCGTAGAGGCAGGACACCGACGCCACGATCAGCACATCGTCGCGTTCCAGCAGGGCGCGCGTGGCGGAGTGGCGCATCCGGTCGATGGCCTCGTTTACGCTCGACTCCTTCTCGATATAGGTGTCGGAGCGCGGCACATAGGCTTCGGGCTGGTAGTAGTCGTAGTAGCTGACGAAATATTCGACGGCGTTCTCGGGGAAGAAGCTCTTGAACTCGCCATATAGCTGCGCGGCGAGGATCTTGTTCGGCGCCAGCACCAAGGCAGGGCGCTGCAACTGTTCCACCACCTTGGCCATGGTGAAGGTCTTGCCGCTGCCGGTAACGCCCAGCAGCACCTGCGTTTTCTCGCCGCCCTCGGCCTCGCGCACCAGCTCTTCGATGGCAGTCGGCTGGTCGCCCGCCGGTTCGTAATCGGAAACCAGCTTGAACGGCCTGCCGCCTTGCGACTTTTCCGGGCGCGCGGGTTTGTGCGGGGTGAACTCGCCGGTCGTATCCGGCTCTTCCAGCCCGCGCCTGATTACCAATTCTGCCATGCCCGGCATATGGGAGGGGATTGGCCCTTGCTCAAGCTCCAACAAACCGCCAGCATCCCGGCCACGTTGAACGGAAGGGGATTTTCCGCATGAATACCAGGCTTGCATTCGTCGCCATCTCTACCCTCGCTCTGGCCGCATGCGGCGATAGCGGCGTGGTGGAAGACCCCAGCGATCCCGAACAGATCGCCGCGGCGACGGCCAACCTGCCCACCCCGCAGGCCGGTGAGTATCGCATCACCGGAGATCTCGTCGATCTGCAGGTGGAAGGCGTGAGCGATCAGGAAGCGCAGATGATGCGCACCATGTTCGAAGGCATGTTCGCGCAAGAGCGCACGCAGTGCCTGTCGCAGGACGATATCGATGAAGGGCACCAACAGCTGCTGGAAGGCCTGACCAATACGGGCGAGGGCTGCGAATACACCGCCTATGCGGTCAGCGGCAACACGATCGACGCCACCATGCAGTGCAACGACACCAACGGCACATCGGGCACGATGGAGTTCGACGGTACGGTGACGGAAACCTCGCAGAACATCACGCTGGCGATGGATATGACCGCCGAAGGCCAGGGCTTCGACATGACGCTGAACATGACGCAGGAGCGCGTGGGCGACTGTTGAGCCTGATGGCAAGCGCCTCGCTCTGGCCCGAAATGGGACGGGGCCGAGGCGCTTCTCCCCTCCCGATTGGCAGGACAAAGGCCCGCTGGTATCCGCTGGTGGCATAACACTGGCGGGTATTGCCGCCTGCCATTGATACGGGGAAATTCGATGCGCCTGATCCACAGCCTTTCGCTTGCAGCGGCCTTTGCGCTGGCAGCCTGCGGCAACAATGCCGACGAGGAACTGACCGACGAGGCGCTGTCCGCCGAGGAAGTGGGCGCGGCGATGAACGACAACGGCACCATGTTGCAGCCGGGCGAATATACGACCAGCATGGAGCTGGTATCGTTCGAGATGCCGACTGCTTCGAGCATCGACATGGAAGCCTTGCAGGCAGCTTTCGAAGAAGGCGCCGCCAATCAGGCGAGCTTCTGCGCGACCGAGGCGATGGACCGGGAAAGCCTGATCTCCGCCATGACCGACAATAGCTGCGACATCACCCGCATCACGGCAGAGGGTAACGACCTCGACCTCGCCATGACGTGCGACGCCGAAGACGGGCCCCAAGGGCGCATTACGCTGGCGGGCACGATGGAAGAGACCAGCGCCGATCTGGAAATGCAGTTCTCCCAGCCCATCGAAGGTATCGGCGATGCCGATGTCACCGCGCGCATTTCGGCACGACGCACTGGAGATTGTTCATAAGCACCGCTAAAGCTGGCGCTTATGAACAAAGACATTCTAGCAGGCGGCATTGCTGCCTTACTCGCCATCACGCCCGCTGCTGCCGCATGGCAGGACGCTGATCCCGATGACGTCCGTGCTGCGGAAGAGCGGATCGCCGGGGCTGTGGGCGAGATGGAAACCGACGAGAGCGATGTAGCTGCGAACGAGCGCAGCGGCTCGGTGGCTGACGGAGAGCTGTCTTCCAACGAACCATATCCCTGGCCGGACTTCATGAACGTGACGCCGATACCCGGCCGCTACAAAATGAAGATCTCTCTGGTCGATGTCGATTTGTCCGACAATTCTCTCGCTGCTGCGCTGACCACGCCGGAAATGCTGGCTGAAAATTTTGCTGAAACCGAAACATATTGTGTCGCTCCCGGCTCGCAGCGCAGCGAAAGATGGCTCGGTGATTTGAGCGACGACGATTGCAGCGCCCTTGAGACGACGGTTGACGGAAACAGCTTCACCCATGTCCTGCAATGCACGGAAGACGACGGAACCGAAATCACACTTGCGATAGATGGTGATGTGTACGACGACCGCGCCCGTATGGATGTGCAGGTTGATATGAACCCGGACGATACGGGGCCGGTTTCCCTCAAGATGCGGATCGCGTCCAACCGAACCGGCGATTGCGACTGATGCGCTAAGCGAGGCTTCGGAAACATAGCTTCGCCGGCTCGTTCACCTGCGCACAAGGCGGTTTTGTTACAATCGCCAGGATTGAACGATCGACAGCATGGATAGCCAGCCAACTTCACGCACGCCCGTCGATGGCGCTGATGCTGCGAGCGGCAGCGGGCTGGGTGCGCAAATTTCCCGTCGGTTGGAGCTGTTGCAAGGCGAGGAGCCTCCCGAAGCGCACAAGCCGCCCCTGCGGCTGTTCCCGGCAGAAGTCCTGAACTTTCTCGAACCCATCAAGCGCAAGTTCCGCGCGCCGCTGGATATCGCGCCTGCGGACGCCCCGAAGGTCGTGATCCTGCTGCCCGGCTTCGCCACCCACCCCTGGCGCATGCGCTATATGGCGGAGCAGTTGGAGCGCGCCGGCCACAAGGTCAAAAAATGGGGCTATGGCTATAATTTCGGGCCGACGCCGGAGAATTTCGACATTGTGGCAAAGCGCGTTTGCGATGTGAAAGCGCGCTACGGCAAGGAGGTAGTGCTGATCGGCTGGAGCCTCGGCGGCATTTTTGCGCGCGAGGTCGCCAAGCGACATCCCGACTGCGTGGAAAAGGTGGTGACCATGGGCACGCCTTTCAGCCACACGCCCTATTCCAACAATCTGTGGCGCATCTATCAGGCGATCACCGGCCACCGGGTGGACAATCCGCCCGTCGAGGCGAACCTGCCGGAAAAACCGCCGGTGGAAACGGTGGCTTTCTGGAGCCCGCGCGACGGTGCTATTTCGCGCCGCAGCGCCTGCGGCCTGCCGGGAGAGCGCGACCGCGCAGTAGCCTTGCGCTGCACGCATATGGGCTTTTGCAACTCGCCCGAGGTCATTCTGGCGCTTGATGCGGAACTCAAGCGCTGATCAACGCTTGTTAATTCGACGGGCCGCATCCGCTTTGCAGCGGCGTGGCATCAGCTGAACCCATCCAGCGCATCAGGGGACTTGCGTGACCGCTTCCGAGCAGGCCAACTTCAATGAGATGTATGCCCCCGATGGTTCGGTGCGCGATGCCTATCGCGGCTATAATGAATGGTTCGGCCAGCAGAACGCCTCTTGGCTGAAGCGCAAGGATTTTGAGGCGGAGGGCTTTTTCCGCCGCACCGGTATCACTTTCAACGTCTATGGGGAGGACGATGCCGAGGAGCGGCTGATCCCCTTCGACATGGTGCCGCGCATCATTACCGGGGCAGAATGGCGACGTCTCTCGAAAGGCATTGAGCAGCG
This sequence is a window from Aurantiacibacter gangjinensis. Protein-coding genes within it:
- the uvrB gene encoding excinuclease ABC subunit UvrB, with translation MAELVIRRGLEEPDTTGEFTPHKPARPEKSQGGRPFKLVSDYEPAGDQPTAIEELVREAEGGEKTQVLLGVTGSGKTFTMAKVVEQLQRPALVLAPNKILAAQLYGEFKSFFPENAVEYFVSYYDYYQPEAYVPRSDTYIEKESSVNEAIDRMRHSATRALLERDDVLIVASVSCLYGIGSVETYSAMIFDIKKGETVDQRELIRKLVALQYKRNDTAFARGNFRVRGDNLELFPSHLEDTAWRISFFGDEIEEIAEFDPLTGKKGQALDKVRVYANSHYVTPGPTMKQAAEAIKFELEERLKELHEEGRLLEAQRLEQRTNFDLEMIAATGSCNGIENYSRFLTGRLPGEPPPTLFEYLPENALLFVDESHQTIPQIGAMARGDHRRKLTLAEYGFRLPSCIDNRPLRFNEWDAMRPQTFAVSATPGGWEMEQTGGVFAEQVIRPTGLIDPPVEIKPVEDQVQDCIAEAKATAANGYRTLVTTLTKRMAEDLTEFMHEQGVRVRYMHSDVETLERIELIRDLRLGVYDVLIGINLLREGLDIPECGLVAILDADKEGFLRSETSLIQTIGRAARNVDGRVILYADRVTGSMERAMAETERRREKQRAFNEKHGITPTTIKRDIADIVAHSAAADGVTVGTGDNEVNNLVGHNLRAYIEDLEKRMRAAAADLEFEEAGRLRDEIRRLEKDELGLPDEAKKAPVVGRSNEGRPGTRKLRYGRTQRKFGK
- a CDS encoding DUF3617 domain-containing protein, which gives rise to MNTRLAFVAISTLALAACGDSGVVEDPSDPEQIAAATANLPTPQAGEYRITGDLVDLQVEGVSDQEAQMMRTMFEGMFAQERTQCLSQDDIDEGHQQLLEGLTNTGEGCEYTAYAVSGNTIDATMQCNDTNGTSGTMEFDGTVTETSQNITLAMDMTAEGQGFDMTLNMTQERVGDC
- a CDS encoding DUF3617 domain-containing protein, which translates into the protein MRLIHSLSLAAAFALAACGNNADEELTDEALSAEEVGAAMNDNGTMLQPGEYTTSMELVSFEMPTASSIDMEALQAAFEEGAANQASFCATEAMDRESLISAMTDNSCDITRITAEGNDLDLAMTCDAEDGPQGRITLAGTMEETSADLEMQFSQPIEGIGDADVTARISARRTGDCS
- a CDS encoding DUF3617 domain-containing protein; its protein translation is MNKDILAGGIAALLAITPAAAAWQDADPDDVRAAEERIAGAVGEMETDESDVAANERSGSVADGELSSNEPYPWPDFMNVTPIPGRYKMKISLVDVDLSDNSLAAALTTPEMLAENFAETETYCVAPGSQRSERWLGDLSDDDCSALETTVDGNSFTHVLQCTEDDGTEITLAIDGDVYDDRARMDVQVDMNPDDTGPVSLKMRIASNRTGDCD
- a CDS encoding esterase/lipase family protein is translated as MDSQPTSRTPVDGADAASGSGLGAQISRRLELLQGEEPPEAHKPPLRLFPAEVLNFLEPIKRKFRAPLDIAPADAPKVVILLPGFATHPWRMRYMAEQLERAGHKVKKWGYGYNFGPTPENFDIVAKRVCDVKARYGKEVVLIGWSLGGIFAREVAKRHPDCVEKVVTMGTPFSHTPYSNNLWRIYQAITGHRVDNPPVEANLPEKPPVETVAFWSPRDGAISRRSACGLPGERDRAVALRCTHMGFCNSPEVILALDAELKR